From the genome of Abyssicoccus albus, one region includes:
- the nth gene encoding endonuclease III, producing MVSKKKAMEFIDTIDLMFPDAECELHANNPFELTIAVLLSAQCTDALVNKVTPNLFNKYKTPEDYLSVELEELQQDIRSIGLYRNKAKNIQKLSQILIDQYNGQIPSLRDELVKLPGVGRKTANVVTSVAFNEPQIAVDTHVERVSKRLGICRYKDDVLTVEKTLQKVIPVERWSKTHHQLIFFGRYHCLARNPKCRECPLLNDCREGQKRLRKGLVKID from the coding sequence ATGGTAAGTAAAAAGAAAGCAATGGAGTTTATTGATACTATTGATCTGATGTTTCCTGATGCAGAATGTGAATTACATGCAAATAATCCATTTGAACTGACAATTGCTGTATTACTGTCAGCTCAATGTACTGATGCTTTAGTGAACAAAGTTACACCAAATTTATTTAATAAATACAAAACACCTGAAGATTATTTATCAGTTGAACTAGAGGAATTACAACAAGATATACGTTCAATTGGATTATATCGAAATAAAGCAAAGAATATTCAAAAGTTAAGTCAAATTTTAATCGATCAATATAATGGTCAAATCCCTTCATTAAGAGATGAATTAGTAAAGCTACCTGGTGTAGGTAGGAAAACAGCAAATGTAGTCACTTCAGTCGCATTTAATGAACCTCAAATAGCAGTGGATACCCATGTCGAAAGAGTATCTAAACGGTTAGGTATATGTCGATATAAGGATGATGTTCTTACTGTTGAGAAAACATTACAAAAAGTTATACCTGTAGAACGATGGAGTAAAACGCATCATCAATTAATATTTTTTGGGCGTTACCATTGCTTAGCCAGAAATCCAAAGTGTAGAGAGTGTCCATTACTCAATGACTGTAGAGAAGGGCAAAAACGTTTAAGGAAAGGACTTGTTAAGATTGATTAA
- a CDS encoding transglycosylase domain-containing protein, with amino-acid sequence MTEYSRSTKGRHKARNKQSNNKQNNKSNNKYQWIKRIILLAILGTLLFLLLGIGLFAYYASNAPAFNADKLKDPMPTKIYDKNDQLVTTLYTGNKREKVTYENVPSHVKDAVLATEDDRYFEHGAIDFRRLFGAVFSNVTDGFGSQGASTITQQVVKRTFLTDKKSIERKAQEAYLAYRLEQEYSKEDIFEMYINKIYYSDGVYGIRTASKYYFNKELKDLSLAESAYLAGLPQIPNRYNIYDHPESAEKRKDIVLHLMHKHDRITEKEMKQAQQDDLTQNLVSRKDEERTLENPADDVYNAYVDVIRKEISQHDEFKGMEVNEALAQGLSIYTNMDNSVQQRLIELSNNTSFYSNPKYNSQDFRLGATILDTNTGGLVAITGGRNYERVVDTNEALQKHFVGSTIKPILNYGPAIEYLNWPTNHKVEDEKEYKIEGSDKTISNYDGEGHGEVTIREALKVSYNIPAVKAFEAVREKEGLDGIIDFASKSGVNYDQNYTKDAKNITISDALGGHISKFSTAEIAESFATFGNGGQYNEMSAIRYISNPQNEEIKFEQDSHKAMKDSTAFMITDMLKDVITPTGSAYRAHMPNLNVAAKTGTQGIPDEQVETNPNLDVGAASDVWISGYTPHYTMSVWMGFDTSEKGRINETAFIGHDEQLTPQYFFKEIMQNITPNDNKDFEKPDSVVEIGNGEYAVKDSEIFDSIMKDKKEKSLEEAKANKQKAEEEKKKAEEAKQKAEEEKKKADAKQKAEEEKKKADAKQKAEEEKKKADAKKKAEEEKKKAEEEKKKAEEEKKKAEEAKQKAEEERKKAEEEAKKKAEEERKKAEEEAKKKAEEERKKAEEEAKKKAEEEQKKAEQEAEQQAKEQEAKRKAQEEADKARQKEQEAKERARSTENTEEAS; translated from the coding sequence ATGACAGAATACTCAAGGTCTACTAAAGGTAGACATAAAGCTCGTAATAAACAGTCAAACAATAAACAGAACAATAAAAGCAACAATAAGTATCAATGGATTAAGAGAATTATACTTTTAGCTATACTTGGTACTTTATTGTTTTTATTATTAGGTATAGGGTTATTTGCATATTATGCTTCTAATGCACCAGCTTTTAATGCAGATAAATTAAAGGATCCTATGCCCACAAAGATATATGATAAAAACGACCAACTTGTCACTACGTTATACACTGGCAATAAAAGAGAAAAAGTAACATATGAAAATGTACCTTCACACGTTAAAGATGCTGTACTCGCAACCGAGGATGATCGATATTTTGAACATGGTGCTATAGATTTTAGAAGATTATTTGGTGCGGTATTTAGTAATGTTACAGATGGTTTTGGATCACAAGGTGCATCGACAATTACACAACAAGTTGTTAAAAGAACCTTTTTAACAGATAAAAAATCTATTGAAAGAAAAGCTCAAGAAGCATATTTAGCTTATCGACTAGAGCAAGAGTATTCAAAAGAAGATATTTTTGAAATGTATATTAATAAAATATATTATTCAGATGGCGTATACGGTATTCGTACTGCTTCAAAATATTACTTTAATAAAGAGCTAAAAGATTTATCATTAGCAGAATCAGCGTATTTGGCAGGTCTTCCTCAAATACCAAATCGATATAATATATATGACCATCCAGAATCAGCGGAAAAAAGAAAAGATATTGTTCTACATCTAATGCATAAACATGACAGAATTACAGAAAAAGAAATGAAGCAGGCTCAACAAGATGATTTGACTCAAAATCTAGTGAGTCGAAAAGATGAAGAAAGAACATTAGAAAACCCTGCTGATGATGTTTATAATGCTTATGTTGATGTGATTCGTAAAGAGATCAGTCAACATGATGAGTTCAAAGGAATGGAAGTTAATGAAGCTTTAGCTCAAGGCTTATCTATATATACTAATATGGACAATTCTGTACAACAACGATTAATTGAACTGAGTAATAATACAAGTTTCTATAGTAATCCTAAGTATAACTCACAAGATTTTCGATTAGGTGCAACGATACTCGATACTAATACTGGTGGATTAGTAGCAATCACAGGTGGAAGAAACTATGAGCGTGTTGTCGATACGAATGAAGCATTGCAAAAGCACTTTGTTGGATCCACAATTAAACCAATTTTAAATTATGGTCCGGCTATAGAATATTTAAATTGGCCAACAAACCATAAAGTTGAAGATGAAAAAGAATATAAAATTGAAGGATCAGACAAAACAATTTCAAACTATGATGGAGAAGGCCATGGTGAAGTGACGATTAGAGAAGCCTTGAAAGTGAGTTATAATATACCTGCCGTTAAAGCCTTTGAAGCTGTAAGGGAAAAAGAAGGTTTAGATGGTATTATAGACTTTGCTAGTAAATCAGGAGTAAATTACGATCAAAACTATACAAAAGATGCTAAAAATATAACAATATCTGATGCATTAGGTGGTCATATATCTAAATTTTCTACTGCAGAAATTGCAGAAAGTTTTGCTACCTTTGGTAACGGTGGACAGTATAACGAAATGTCAGCAATTCGATATATATCTAATCCTCAAAATGAAGAAATCAAATTCGAACAAGATAGTCATAAAGCGATGAAAGATTCAACAGCCTTTATGATTACGGATATGCTAAAGGATGTTATCACTCCAACAGGATCAGCTTATAGAGCTCATATGCCAAACTTAAATGTAGCAGCAAAAACTGGAACACAAGGTATACCTGACGAACAAGTTGAAACTAATCCAAACCTAGATGTTGGTGCAGCGAGTGATGTATGGATTTCTGGTTATACTCCTCACTATACAATGAGTGTTTGGATGGGCTTTGATACTTCTGAGAAAGGAAGAATAAATGAAACTGCATTTATTGGTCATGATGAACAATTAACACCTCAATACTTCTTTAAAGAAATAATGCAGAATATTACACCAAATGATAATAAGGATTTTGAAAAGCCTGATAGTGTGGTTGAAATCGGTAACGGCGAATATGCTGTTAAAGATTCTGAGATTTTCGATTCTATCATGAAAGATAAAAAAGAAAAATCATTAGAAGAAGCGAAAGCTAATAAACAGAAAGCTGAAGAAGAAAAGAAAAAGGCTGAAGAAGCAAAACAAAAAGCGGAAGAAGAAAAGAAAAAAGCTGACGCTAAACAGAAAGCTGAAGAAGAGAAGAAAAAAGCTGACGCTAAACAGAAAGCTGAAGAAGAGAAGAAAAAAGCGGATGCTAAAAAGAAAGCTGAAGAAGAAAAGAAAAAAGCTGAAGAAGAAAAGAAAAAAGCTGAAGAAGAAAAGAAAAAAGCTGAAGAAGCAAAACAAAAAGCTGAAGAAGAACGGAAGAAAGCGGAAGAAGAAGCAAAGAAAAAAGCTGAAGAAGAACGAAAAAAAGCTGAAGAAGAAGCAAAGAAAAAAGCTGAAGAAGAACGAAAAAAAGCGGAAGAAGAAGCAAAGAAAAAAGCTGAAGAAGAGCAGAAAAAAGCTGAGCAAGAAGCTGAACAGCAAGCAAAAGAACAAGAAGCAAAGAGAAAAGCACAAGAAGAAGCTGATAAAGCTAGACAAAAAGAACAAGAAGCAAAAGAAAGAGCAAGATCTACTGAGAATACAGAAGAAGCATCATAA
- the asnS gene encoding asparagine--tRNA ligase encodes MKKITINQSKQFVGETVKIGVWLANKRSSGKIGFMQLRDGTGFMQGVVVKANIGEDKFDQFKALTQETSLYVTGIIKEDTRSSFGYELEVENFEVISDSTDYPITPKEHGTEFLMDNRHLWLRSKKQHAIMKIRNEIIRSTFEFYNNNGFTKVDPPILTGSAPEGTSELFHTKYFEEDAYLSQSGQLYAEASAMALGKVFSFGPTFRAEKSKTRRHLIEFWMIEPEMAFYDHDDSLEVQEQYVTHIVQSVLKNCRLELETLDRDLAKLEKVTTPFPRITYDDAVEFLHKEGFDDIEWGDDFGSPHETAIANHYDKPVFIVNYPKAIKPFYMQVNKENPKTVLCADLIAPEGYGEIIGGSERMDDYDELKQSILDHGLDLETYGWYLDLRKYGSVPHSGFGLGLERTVAWISGVDHVRETSPFPRLLNRLYP; translated from the coding sequence ATGAAAAAAATAACAATTAATCAATCAAAGCAATTCGTTGGTGAAACGGTTAAAATAGGAGTATGGTTAGCGAATAAAAGATCAAGTGGTAAAATAGGATTCATGCAACTTAGAGATGGTACTGGATTTATGCAAGGTGTAGTTGTGAAAGCAAATATAGGAGAAGATAAATTTGACCAATTTAAGGCGTTAACTCAAGAAACTTCTCTATATGTTACTGGTATCATCAAAGAGGATACCAGATCTAGTTTTGGCTATGAGTTGGAAGTTGAAAATTTTGAAGTAATTTCCGATAGTACGGATTATCCAATAACACCAAAAGAACATGGTACTGAATTTTTAATGGACAATCGTCATTTATGGTTAAGAAGTAAAAAGCAACATGCGATTATGAAGATTAGAAATGAAATTATCCGTTCAACGTTTGAATTTTATAATAACAATGGCTTTACAAAAGTAGATCCGCCGATTTTAACAGGAAGTGCTCCAGAAGGAACAAGTGAGTTATTTCACACTAAATATTTTGAAGAGGATGCATATTTATCACAATCGGGTCAACTTTATGCTGAAGCAAGTGCCATGGCGCTTGGTAAAGTATTTAGTTTTGGACCGACATTTAGAGCTGAAAAATCAAAAACACGACGTCATTTGATTGAATTTTGGATGATTGAGCCAGAAATGGCATTCTATGATCATGACGATAGTTTAGAAGTACAAGAACAATATGTAACACATATTGTTCAATCAGTATTAAAAAATTGTCGTTTAGAATTAGAAACTTTAGATCGTGATCTTGCAAAGTTAGAAAAAGTAACAACGCCATTCCCAAGAATCACTTACGATGATGCCGTTGAATTTTTGCATAAAGAAGGCTTTGATGACATAGAATGGGGAGACGACTTTGGTTCACCACATGAAACGGCAATTGCTAATCATTATGATAAGCCTGTATTCATTGTCAATTATCCGAAAGCAATTAAACCATTCTATATGCAAGTCAATAAAGAAAATCCAAAAACTGTACTTTGCGCTGATTTAATAGCCCCTGAAGGTTATGGAGAAATTATTGGTGGATCTGAACGTATGGATGACTATGACGAATTGAAACAATCAATTTTAGACCACGGATTGGATCTTGAAACATATGGTTGGTACTTAGACTTAAGAAAGTATGGCAGTGTGCCTCATTCTGGATTTGGACTAGGGTTAGAAAGAACTGTTGCTTGGATCAGTGGGGTTGATCATGTAAGAGAAACAAGTCCATTCCCAAGATTATTGAATAGGTTGTACCCATAA
- a CDS encoding YpoC family protein produces the protein MINLTTEHDIIDELNRVKNEMEYYIESSDKSFQSSKSVNSELYSMLIITFERYIKLTNMHLKFLSEGSINQEDEFSLNRCKTTPMNFHERIEYLKLRPCKYQSVEQIKSMFIEQKKKYSSLVVRLNNNNN, from the coding sequence TTGATTAACTTAACAACTGAACACGATATAATCGACGAACTTAATCGTGTAAAAAATGAAATGGAGTATTACATAGAATCATCAGATAAAAGTTTTCAATCAAGTAAAAGTGTAAACAGTGAATTATATTCAATGTTAATCATCACATTTGAACGCTATATAAAATTAACAAATATGCATTTAAAATTTTTATCAGAAGGTTCTATAAATCAAGAGGATGAATTTTCTTTAAATAGATGTAAAACTACACCGATGAATTTCCATGAGAGAATTGAATATTTAAAATTACGTCCTTGTAAATATCAAAGTGTTGAACAAATAAAAAGTATGTTTATAGAACAAAAGAAAAAATATTCAAGTTTAGTTGTTAGACTAAATAACAATAATAATTAA
- a CDS encoding DnaD domain-containing protein: MESYDPIKTKVGQLEHTIERIIEGNHFDIKSFLITQNKLTNLNAEEMIVLLYIIEMNSANHLVSLPDITEALPLNMNMAATALKKLTEQNYIHSSTQKGNDGIYREVISTQPLHEKIISLLKGPSEITHPIEGTESNHLNQTQKDNEPVKSDLQLKFERLLKKFEAEFGRTFSPIEIQSIRQWIDEYHESLIEQALVEAVLNHKLNIKYISKILSNWKEQNITNISEAKEYTNKYYRSNNTQFKKTVQSYPVFNWLEDK; this comes from the coding sequence ATGGAATCGTACGATCCCATCAAGACAAAAGTAGGACAATTAGAACATACAATAGAAAGAATCATTGAGGGGAATCATTTCGATATCAAATCATTTTTGATTACCCAAAACAAACTTACAAATTTAAATGCAGAAGAGATGATTGTCTTGTTATATATTATAGAAATGAATTCTGCTAATCATCTAGTCTCTCTTCCAGATATAACAGAAGCATTACCACTTAATATGAATATGGCTGCAACAGCTTTAAAAAAGTTAACAGAACAAAATTATATTCATTCATCGACTCAGAAGGGGAATGATGGAATATATAGAGAAGTGATTTCAACTCAGCCACTTCACGAAAAAATCATTAGTCTACTAAAAGGACCTTCTGAAATAACCCATCCGATAGAAGGCACTGAAAGTAATCATCTTAATCAAACTCAAAAAGATAATGAACCTGTTAAATCGGACTTACAATTAAAGTTCGAAAGACTATTAAAAAAATTTGAAGCTGAATTCGGTAGAACCTTTTCACCAATTGAGATACAATCGATCAGACAGTGGATTGATGAATATCATGAAAGTCTGATTGAGCAAGCATTAGTTGAAGCAGTATTGAATCATAAATTAAATATTAAATATATATCAAAAATACTTTCAAATTGGAAAGAACAAAATATCACAAATATTTCAGAAGCAAAGGAATATACGAATAAATATTATCGTTCAAATAATACACAGTTTAAAAAGACTGTTCAATCATATCCAGTCTTTAATTGGTTGGAGGATAAATAA